The Pygocentrus nattereri isolate fPygNat1 chromosome 12, fPygNat1.pri, whole genome shotgun sequence genome includes the window GGTAAGCAGGATGATAGCACGCTGCAAAAATTCTTGCCCGGAATTTCTAATTAAAGGGTAAAAGGCATCATTTAAACCCCTGGGAGAATGAATTACAAGTAGGAAGACATGAGGACCAGGGGCAGCTGTAGATAGACACTCTTCAAACGTCTTGAAGTGCAATGAGAGATCAGCCCGGTGTGAGATTCCCTTGGTGTCAATCACAGTTATGATTTTATCTCTGACCATTCCATCCACCCTCTTGCACTTTGTGGTATTATTGAGGGAGTTCTTTCCAAATGCTTCTCTGCCCAGGATGGTGTTTCCAGAAGCACTTTTTCCAGCTCCAGCAGGGCCCAGCAGCACAATCCTCAAACCAGAGACTGAAAGAACAGAGCAAAAGTTCTGGATTAATGTTCACAtgataaaatggtcatttgatttattgaaggaaaagtTAGACAGCACCAACTGTCCCTAACTGAAAAAGCACCTGCTGCGTTACTCAATCGGTTAACCAAGTTTAGTGAATTACTGGGATCGATTAAACGCGACACACCCAGCTTGATTACTGTAAGCCCTATTGAAtgtaaacatcacttaaatacaACTTTTCCAGCAATGTGAAGTAGGCTAAAAAGTTTCAATAAAAAGTATATGAtgctgcaaaataaataaataaataattgcagAGAAGACGATGTACATCAGTGAAAAGGGTTTTTAGGAAGGTTCTGGAATTGCTGCAAACCACAGTGTGAGCCATAAAATCCAAATGGAGAACAGTGGTGGATCTTCCCATAAGTAGCTGGACAACCAAAATTCCCACAATAGCATACTGACCACTCAGCAGAAAAAAACCTAGAGCAATctctaaggctacgttcacattaccattATCTGAAGAGGCATGAATCCATTTTTTTGCGGTACAGATCTGATTTCCTGCATGTGAACATGCAAATCTGATCTGAGCCACTTTGCCTTAGTTAACAGTAAAAGcctaatttaattaattaatttaatttctaattttTTGGCACAAATCTACAGAGCCCTGCTAGTGACTTCccacatacataaaaataatgcaagGCCATGCTATACTAacgtgtgggaatgagatcctaatgcgtggctaTGAATTAATAAGACATAGGACTGTGATCATTAAGGCAgacatgacttagtaaggtgtgggaatgagattatTAAGTTGTTGCCACATAATTATCTCATTTCCACACCTAACttagttgtggccatgcattaggaacTCGTTTCCCACGCCTatctaagtcgtggccacaacttagtaagggatgggaatgagataattaagtcatggtcatgacttagtaaggtgtggtaAATTATCTCATTATTAGTTGTggttaattatctcattcccacaccttactaagttatgGCTATGCATtaagatctcattcccatgctttatgaagtcgtggccacaactaaattatttatttcccacaacttagtaaggggtgggaatgagataattaagtcaagGCCCTAACTTTGTAAGGTGTGGTTAATTATCTCATTGTTGGGGATGGTTAATTATCTCGTTTCCATGCCTTGTTACATTATGGCTATGCATtaagatctcattcccatgccttgctaagttgtggtcacaacttaattatctatttcccacaacttagtaagggtGCCGTGCCCAATTAGTTCTCATTttcacaccttactaagttgtggccatgcattaggatctcattcccacaccttgctaatcatggccacaactcaattaTCTATTTTCTATGCCTTTCTAAGttatggccacacattatttgtattcataagggatgtcaccagcagggttCCATACAAATCCACCTTTTAGCTCCTTAAAGTGACACAGGTCTGATGATTCCATGTGTTTTCTTCACTGCACCTGTGTCGTCATTAAGTGTAAGTGAAGCAGCAGTGAATGGCACAAAAGTATCTGACCCCTTTTCACTTTCCTGTAATAATGACCAGCTCAGAGCCGCTCAGAGTAAATTATCTTCTCAACACAGGCTTGTTCTGCTGGtctatgtataatatataaacacacctGGATCAGACGTCGTTCCTCCTGCTGCTCCTTTCTCTTCCCACCTCTTCTGACTCTCTTCTTGACTCTTGAGATCTTCTTGTATGGAGTTTGCTTCCATTTCTGTCCTTCTCTCATATAAACAGTCAACTGATCTCCCCTGCACTCTTGTGGATGCCCCTTTCTCTTGTTGTTTTACCTCTTCATCGTCTTCAGTCCTTGTTATTTCAACCACTTTTATCATATCTATACTCTGTCCCATTGTTATGGTTTCCAATTTGTTCACTTTGCTTGGACCCCCATCATCCCCCATGCTATTTGTTAACATCaattctgtgtggagtttttcTTCTGTACTTTGTGTAGGTTCTTCTCTATCTGGTGGCCTCTCATCCTCTGCTCTCCCtactttttcctcctctcttccttcCATCTCTTGtatctcttcctgtctctttctttccttgcCCCTTGTTTTCGCTTCCTCTTGTGGCTCTTCTTGTAGGAGTCTCTTCCTCTGAACAGCCTTGTACATGTCACGAGTGTAACACTGACCCCTGTTCTGTTGGACCGTGGTCTCAATCTTCTCCAGGAGCTTAGTGATCTGAGCAGGATTGACCTCTCTCTTACTGTTTATCACATAATACCCAGCTCTACAGCTAGTAATCAATTGAAGCATCTTAGCA containing:
- the LOC108413927 gene encoding GTPase IMAP family member 8-like, which translates into the protein MAFIPAVSEILRMVLLGNTGVGKSATGNAILGREAFRETETTECEIQRGRVEDRNISVLDTPAINTTTLSTDRLKTELERCISLSSPSPHVFLLVVRVRRFTEDERNIVKWIQENFGEEALKFTMVLFTGKEEMTNRQWMKFSQDAKMLQLITSCRAGYYVINSKREVNPAQITKLLEKIETTVQQNRGQCYTRDMYKAVQRKRLLQEEPQEEAKTRGKERKRQEEIQEMEGREEEKVGRAEDERPPDREEPTQSTEEKLHTELMLTNSMGDDGGPSKVNKLETITMGQSIDMIKVVEITRTEDDEEVKQQEKGASTRVQGRSVDCLYERRTEMEANSIQEDLKSQEESQKRWEEKGAAGGTTSDPVSGLRIVLLGPAGAGKSASGNTILGREAFGKNSLNNTTKCKRVDGMVRDKIITVIDTKGISHRADLSLHFKTFEECLSTAAPGPHVFLLVIHSPRGLNDAFYPLIRNSGQEFLQRAIILLTHGDSWGTDHRLVLNRSWHLKHLVNSCAGIYQIFNNVGRGNCTQVTELLEKIETVVQRNGGQHYTNEMYQEAQRMRMEKEIKERVANLEKKVAVLSTELRSQRSRSENDGCSLL